The genomic segment tgactggcgggcagctctggtgacgactgttgactggcgggcagctctggtgacgactgttgactggcgggcagctctggtgacgactgttgactggcgggcagctctggtgacgactgttgactggcgggcagctctggtgacgactgttgactggcgggcagctctggtgacgactgttgactggcgggcagctctggtgacgactgttgactggcgggcagctctggtgacgactgttgactggcgggcagctctggcgacgactgttgactggcgggcagctcttgccccgtcaaacagcccttgtgcccccccctaaaaaattattgggggtgcctctcggtctcccttacctcgccagcctttttccgctgcttggtcctttgttggtggggaattctgtcataaactaagttgtactcatccttgaaaatgtcatactggagagaagaggaccaaggcgcagcgagactgtgaatactcatactttaatagactccagtaaggcatccacaggaaaacaataacacgacaataacagtctgactaggcacacggctaagcacagaacaatcccccacaaccccaaagacaaacacacacacctatataggacttccaatcaaaggcaactatacacacctgccttcaattggaagtcccaatcatccacccaacatttaaccaacacaaacatgccacgtcctgaccccaaaactaaaacactagctccatctgctggtcaggacgtgacatgaagTCCTGGAACAAGGTGGAATCCGATAGATAGCACATGAACATGATATTGTTCACATCCCTCCTTTTCCCACATCCTCCTTTCAATATGATTAGATCATATCATAATTTGATCATAACCAAACATATTACATTATCAGAACAGTCGTTTTGATTATACAATATACCTCAATAGAAAACATCCTTTAAATTCTCAGCCAAAAAGTGACTTGTGTTACAGTATAAAATGATCAGTATATTACAGTATCTAAAAGAATGTGTCCACATGTCCATAACACTAGTGCTGAGGTGTCCTGGGTGGCGTCAGATCTCCTTGAATGGCCCTGAACAGCTGCAGCAGGGCGTCTCCCCACAGCTCCTTCTGGTGTTGGGATGTGGTATGAGCCAGAGTCTGGGCAGTGTACACCATAGTGAGCACTGTGCGCTCAAAGTCCTCCCTGCTTAGGGCACCTCTGTGCTGGGACAGGTGGGAGGTCAGACGTCTGATCTTGGATAGTCTCTTGGGCAGGATGTCCTCACAGATAACCTCCAGCTTTTGGACCCTCCTCAGAGACGCCAGCTCCTTGTCTGGGATCATGAAGGGCTTGTCCTCACCCTCGATCTGCAGGCCTGCCAGCAGGATCTAGAAGACAGCCACAGTTGTATCAGATTCTTTACAGGTTCTATCAGATCCACTTTTCAATTGTCCATCTGTCATCTCAATACCTTCATGTTCTGAGATTGTTTGATTGATTTAATCAATTGACTTTTGAATGATTCAATCAACAGAGCGATTTCCCACACATAGTCAGGGTGAATCTCATCTCATGCACCACCAATGGTATAACTGGAACACAAGTTAAGCTCTTACCACCAGGGgtcatacaatacattacaaaaaATGTTTGCTGCCTTATTCCTCTGTTGAATTGGACTAAACACTCAATACTTAAGACCTTAAAAATACGTTTCCGTTCCTTCCATGAATAGAGGGACGGTTTACCTTGAGTAACCTGACTCCCGttggcatgtattcatggatgccaagggaagtcaggcttccccaaaaaattgtccaagaaaaaaagttaaaaaaatgtatctttcgTGTCTCTGTCTTTCAGAATTGTACTTAAATTCGCAAGAGGCGGAATGcatctcaccagagaaagcattAAAGCGAGTGAAATAGTGCCCCtttgtctctgtatgtggaggccatctatctgatgatgtctggtcaaaaatagtttGGCATTTGGCCTCCCTCGATTAAAAAAAggataaaataatagccaatcagtgttgagctAAATTGTTAATGGTCCTGGctcaccaaaaaagtgtcaagggaagccagtttggatttggcttcactcctatCACATCACATCGAGACCCAAACTTCATTGTCaaaaacaacttgaattgttgcattttgttgtgttgttgtccttcggtggctagctagctagctaaaattggcccattcctaaattagccatcgatggagatagggatttggacttgcgGTTTTACTTAATTCACCATACTGGCAAATTATTATAACCGTTATTCTGATCCAAGGATAAATTCATACattggcctgagaggatggaagttcaatatgtagctagatgtagaaggctaatgttaactagctaatgttgcccatgaaaggaagttaggctagcgagcaagcattttagccaggtagcctaggacaacaaaaaatgaaagcatgtactgtataacagagtcatagaccgtttcgtcaacatgaaagagaggagaatggcattggcatttctctacaagtagggtgagtcaacgtgttttttctacttgcatacacacacacacacacacacacacacacacacacacacacacacacacacacacacacacacacacacacacacacacacacacacacacacacacacacacagagagagagagaaatcagaaccatggacatccacatcatatttagcttatgttgattggactaaattgtttttggtgtctttagttgtcactgtattagactaagcaaaggtgatttgatgatgttgaaatattgaagttgaaatggtgctggaatagtggagtcCGCTCCACTAtgtttctttgtgacttgcggtaCCTCTCTGTGGTTCCAAATCTATAGTTGTTTAGAAGTCCggaaatgtcagaaacattaatttgcttgaccatgctgtagttcatgtaactgtttgttacatgtaatatgctttgtggactacactggacagaggttgctctctggttttgtaatgatgaaacaaatgtgtggttgaattgattctgccactgtgttttcttattgtctcggccttaggcctaaATATCATGGTGTCAAGGCATAtcaactaacaggttatagagcaaacaacgcaattatcacaacacataggttgtaatatgtctGTTTTTTCCTGGCTTggtttccccagtgattttacccacacactgctACTGATGACGACTGCTGACTGAGGCTTCAGCTTCCCTTTCCCAGTGGATCAAAACTACGTTCCTGCTCCAACCATGACTCTCGTAGCTCAAGTTCAACTGTATGAAATGTAGAAAGTTTGAACCTATTATGACTGTTCACTTTGCCTACAGCTTCTCTGCATCTGCCCTTCCCACCTCCAACCTCCATTTCCCTGCAGCACGACGAGCGGTAGTACCCACAAGATTCACATCAAACAGGGAAATGATTCAGCTCTTCAATTAGTAGGAGAAGAGGAGTCAAACATTCAATACGTCTTTAactttcacttctctctctgaATGGAACTCTGAGGAGatccacacacctacacacatagATCCACTGCTGAAGACAAGAGCTCTTCAACTTTGCTTACTGCACACGTACTTCTTGGTTCCATTGTTTGCTCAGCTATGTTCAAAGTTCTGTCATATCAAACTGTAGAAATGTATCATCTTCCCATACTGTATGGCCCAATTCCAAATCAGCCCTTAGACCCTATGCTCTCTCAGATCTCCATAAATGCAGGGTCTAGGGGTCAATTTGATATTTGGCACTGACAAGGACTGATAGAAGAGTTTGCTACAGCATGGAGAAAGGGGTCCCTACTGGACCTACAACTCACTTAAGTAACTAACAGAGTCTTTGAAAGTCAATAATTCTTCCCAAAAGCACAAGAGATGAGCTTTCAGGTATTTTTGACTTGTTATGCCTAAGATATTTTATTTAGAAGCAATGGTGAATATAAACGCTTGAGTGGCATTGATTCTGATGCAACATGTTTTGCTGCTACCCCACAAGATTCACAAACCTTGAATAACCTATAACCTCTGTGTCCATGTTTTCCACTCAAACATCAGAGCGGTGGATGGTTGAGCGGTATATGTCCAGACATATTGTTTGCTCCTTGGGCTCCAACATACCAGCTGTAATACGTGTGGATGAATCTGGGTTGTGCCCACAGTGGATAGGGTCTGGCTCAACAACAAGAAGAAGCAGAGGCCTCTGGGATATGGAGTTCAATGTCAGAATATTATTAAGTAATAAAGTCAAAGCTATCTGAGAGGAGGGTCTCTAGATGATCCATTATGGGTCGGAGAGAAGAGCCAGACTGTTACAGCCTGAGAGCATACAATACAACTTTACTTTTGTGTAAGATTGAACTTTATTTGACAACAATCGTCTTGTTTCCATGTAACAAGCCCATTAATGTAATGTAAGCCCATTAATGTAATTTCAGCAGAGCTGGCTATTTTCGACTCACCTCAAACAGCAGGTTAACATCTTCCACAGAGTTCTGGAAGGTGGGGTTGACCAATGAGTGTGTGCCACGCTTCACTCTAAAAGCTGATGGGTAAAGGGCtgaagagaaaggggagagaaagtgagaagaggagagatagcATTTTGAATAATTGAATGACTCATTAAACCAATGGCAACCAATAGAAGTCCTGAAATACAACAGATCCAGAATTCCCGTTGAGCGGGTGAATATGGTTGCCGTTGTTGTGACCAGGAGGTCAGTCAAACTCAGCACACGTTGCAGTATTTACGCAGTGGCATAGGTCTACAGTATACAATATAGTCAAATACATTGACACAGTGGCTATAGGTCATGTGAAATCCTACACTTACTGCATACTGTAAACATGTCTACGTAGGTTAAACTATCTAGCCCCAGGTTTGTGGGAGACAACTAGGTGGTAAACTGCAGCAGATGTCCCCATGTGAAACCGGGTGAAAACCCTTAAATCTCTGACACCGGTAATTGCTGGTATGTCCCACATTATAGATGCCCCCTCTTTTCAAACAGCCAGGTGTGTCTATAGGGCATAGGCTATAGGGTAGGGCGGTCAGATTTCAAAGAGCCAGGGCATATGTGCCGCAGCAGGCCTGAGAGTTCAGGAGCTGTGGTCTGCTCCTCATAAAAGCCCTCTCTCTCAGCCTTCAGAACTGCAGACTATGGCAGCTCTGTCATTTATAAGGGGAGCTAACCAGGAgcaggagcagagaaacaccTGGACACAAGCTTACCAACTGGGTTCCAACCTTGGTCTCTTGCATACCACAAGACTGCTGAGCTAAAGGCAGCTCCTGAGCTAAATTCAGCTGTGGCAAGTATTCTGATCTCAGATGAGACCATTCACTGAACCACCTCCTTCACACCTATTATTTTTCCTGTAGGGGAGATGTAGTAGTTATTATATCTACAAATGACTCGCATGTTTTCTCAAAAATGACCTAGGCGTGATTAACATTAAGTGAGATAATGGGACTTTATTTATGGGAGTTTAGCTTCTTTCAACAGGGTTTTCTCTGTATTACTCTGAGCGGCTTCTTAACAGTGAGGGGATGATTTGAGGCAGGAGTCCCAGTAGTGACATGTTAATACCCTTCACCAGTTTGAGAGACGGCTACAGTACATAGGGACATTCTTGTGGTCAAATATTTTGACCTCAACAGAAAAATATGACACGTTGAGAAATGTTGTTAACATGACCTAGAGATGACCCAGCTCAACCCAAAGAAAGTTTGGTGCATGCAGCATCCCTCCCTCAATAAGTTATTTGCTTTCTTTTCCATTACAGCCCTGAATACCTGGCAGGGACTGTGTTGAAAGTACAAGGCCATGTGCTTTTGGGTTGAAGGGTCaggtacagacagacaaggtCCAAATAAGAAGCTTGATTGGAAGTCGGAGCATGTATGAAGTGGACACAAACAGACCATCGATCATGCAGTGCTTCAGTCCGTCTGAGGAATGCCTGGGACCTTGACAGAACAGAAAGGTCATGGTAGGAACACAGCGTGACTAGGGGTAAATTACGGTTTCCTCTCAACAGTTCAGAGTTCAACGCGGTTGTGACTGAGCTTTATGAAACATAACACGCAGGGCTACTATAGCTTACTCATTCTCTCATAGAATGTCACTCTCTGGCAGGTGTTGTATCTATCTGAGCTTGGTTAGATTCCCTACTACTGTAGAATGTGCTGTTGTTACTAATCTAAGGCAGATATCCAATCACTGTACAGTAATCTGCTGTTTGAGCCAAGAGAAATAAATCCTCAGTGAGGTTAATGAGGGTCATAGTTTAAACATTGGCCCTCTCTATGGAAACTGATCAGGAATCAGCTCCTGGTCAACTGACACCCAGCACAATTCCACTCACTGTTCTCTGACTGTACTCCTTATGGAATCTGATCCAAGACCAGCTCTTGCTACTCCCAGTCCCCCTCCACTGTACTCCTAACCGTCCGGCCATCAAGGCCTCACACTCTCGACAGGACAACAAGTGCCACATTCTCCCAATTCAGAAACAGGGTCAAATAAGCAGCGTTGGAATGTATAAGCATACAGAACACACCCATAGGGACAACAACTTTTATTGGCACAGAGCCAGTGTGAACAGTGAGGTTATGAGGTCTATGAGGTTCATTTCCATGCTTCGTTTTCCATGAATCGTTTGACGTTAAGGCGATGCTGTACCTCTGTGGAGATATTAGCTCCAAAATGGGGAGCTAATATGGGTTTCACCACTAGTTTCACCACTAGTTGCACAGGCGCCATACATACAGCAGCTGCGAGGAATGCCAGACATTGCCGTCATCGTTTTCACCCAGATTTGGGCTGATATGTGCTACTGTGCATCCAAGTGTGATACTGATTCAGTATGTATTGGAAAGCCTAAGCCCCGATGTTGACTTTTATCCAGCAGCACATCCTTTCCTGATGCCTTCCAGTGTATAGCTTATAAGTGGAGGTAGGTGGAGCTGGAATTCCACACACAGATGATAAGTTGAGTCCACTGTGTTGAGCTCGAGTCAGAGGTGAAGAACAGGAGGGAACCTTCTTTTCACCTCAGCAGAACAACAGCAACACAAAGAAACATCTAAGTGCAATGTTCATGTGATGTgcaaccttgcctgagacctgaagactcgtgtaatgcctaggctttagctcagctggCTAACACAGTCGTCTGATACACAGTAGACTCGGTTTCCAAATCTAGCCGGTCACATATGGAGTAAGTGGTTGCTGGTTTAAAGTGGATGATCCACCTCTGAAAGCAGATCTCAGTTTTCAAAGCTCTGAGCTAGAAGAAACCAATCATTGCTCGTGCTTCTCGGTCCACTGTAGCGCTAGACTAAATAATCAGTGTTTGCTAGACTAAATAATCAGTGTTTGCTAGGACACTGTCCCCTGTGTCCTCACAAACAAGCAGGGAACTTGTAATCTCCCTCTAAGCACATGCAATGAGCCAGGGGAAAACACAAAGCCATTCATTACAAGCAGTGCTAAATGGTCCTGGCTGGAATTGTGTCGTGATTCGAGAAAAGCAGCAAAAACACAGGTCACTGTCCTCCAGGTTTACAGTAATGGTTATTTGGATTAAAGTCAGAGCCAAAACCAAAGTCAGGAACATTTCCCATACTACAACTGATGAATGATGTTTGCTTAACCAGTTTCCACATTTGCATTGTGATGTCCAAACTGATATTATCCACAGAATACACACACTCTGGAGCAAGCTAAGTATATGTCCTAATTAGAACTTTCCCAGGGGACCGAAGACCTGAGAGCTCCAAATATGGGACAAGATATGTCTCAATATTGAAGGGATAACAATACATCAAGTCAGATATGCAGATGTTTTTCCAAGCTGCTGCAGTCAAAACAGCTGGGGAAGAATTGGGCAGCAGTCAGAGGGACACAGTGGGCTACACTTACAGTTTGTCCCCTATTCCaaatcactctctgtctgtcccctctatcAAATCCTAAATATTCAGATGTGGTCTTTAGGGGTGACCTGACGTTCAATAGCCATACAGTAGATAAGCTTAGTACTAGTATGACATGGATGTAGTAACGTATTCATATTTTCAGAATGGATACTGAGACACATGACTGATTGACAGACCAGTTTCCCCTCTGGGATTAATAAAGTTTGTATTATTTTATCTGATCATGTCAGGCTCGtatccacacagacacatcatgcATATGACTGGATCTCATCTGCCAGTAAAGACCTGAGCTAAGTCGCGTTTCCTGAAGCAGGTTCAACATCATGTGACTGATTCAGTGATTTCCATTGAAATCCACCCTCCTACATTCCTTAATTTGGAGGGATCTATTTTCGGCCGTCGACATTTCTAAGGAACCAAACATTGacgtgtgtgggagggagggagggagggagggagggagggagggagggagggagggagggagggagggagggagggaaaatgtATGAATGTGGATCCAAATGTTTGGACCCAATTACAAGAAGGCACGTGAAGTTGTTTTTCGCTGGGAACTTTGTTGAAAGATATtcaaaaaatattatttctctcctTCTCGTCAACACAATCATATAGATACAGGAGACTAACACCCACAGCCTTGCCAAAGCAAACAAAACATTTGTCTTTTCTTCAAAAAACATAAAATCTCATAAAAGTCTGCAAACACATCAGAAAAAAagtatgcatacatttttttttgcctaCTTAACTCCACCTAAATAATCTATTTGGCAGCAAAAcgttcagttataataacacacaatgaTACTTAATACATAACCATATTGTATATTTTTTCATTTGATTCCAAAATGCAGTTCATTACATCTTATTGCTACTAGCTCTGAGAACGTCTACACAACAACCATTAACTTTCTATGAACGTGTCTATGTTGACCCCTCAAACTGACCTGAAGTCAGCCTAAACTCTGTGAGGTGCTCAGGTGTCCTACCTTTCCTCCAGTGTTGAGCAGCAGCCAGGTACAGCTGGCAGTAGAACACAGTGATGAGTAGACGCCACCGATGCATCATGCTGACTCTCGGCCCAGCACACATACACTGACACtgcctgtcgtctgtctgtctccctgggaTCTGAATGTGAGTCAGTCACCAGCCAATCAAAGCAGCCAGCCAGGCCCCAGCTGGAGAGAGCTGTGTACAAACAACCATCAGGAGAATGAGGTAAGAACGCTGACTGGAGCACTGCTAAAGCACTTCACATGCAACTACTTCATCCTTTCCTCTccaccactctgtctgtctgtttctctgtttctctccctctcctccccttccctatctctgcctcccccctctctctctgtctgtgactgAGTGCTGAGTTCTCTCCGGCCAGGCTGTCTGGGCTGTCATCTGGAAGTCATCAAGACCCAGGGAATGGCTGCTCTGTTAGTGGCTGGCCTGCCGCTCACTGTGCTACTGGCTGAGGTAGAGCTGACACCAGACTGGCTGCAGCTGGTCTACAACCTGTAAAACCTGTCcagtatcatcatcatcatcatcgtggTCACCGTCGTTTCCAATATGGTTTCCATCAGCATTAGCATAATGGTCATCATGGTCATATCGTAACTTCGTCCCCAGGCTTATTGCTACCTCACGCAGAGACAACGGTGGTGGCTGAGACTATCACTACTGTGAGGAATACCACgtctccatcatcatcatcttcctctTCATTATCATCATACTCAGGGTTCTCTTCGTCTCTCCATTGTCCTCTCAACAGTTTCTGTTCTCTTTGTAGTCACATGATGTCAGTTACAATAACATTCTGAACTCTCGCTAGCAGGGCCAAGGAGCATAGTGGTTCGCTCAGGAATCCAGGGGCTTTGCTTTGGTTGGCCTGTCCTCTGAGACGAAGGCAGGGAATAAAGGAAAATAACTGGGAAAAACAGGCGATTTCAGAAACGAGTCTGCTATTATTAAATAGAATTACACCATTCTACCTCTACTGACTGTGGATGACACATGTTTTTGCAGTATGTATTTCAGAGCTCAACCAATATCGGCTATATCAGTACTCTACTGCTGAGAACGAATGGCGGATGCATAAATTATAATTTGGGTTAAATGTTTTGTTTAACAATTACTGCTTCTATATTATCAGCTCATGATCATAAAAAatatgactgatgactgatataaACCAGTAGTTTTAATTACCCACTTCACATCATTATTGCCACCACCTTGATTAGGTAGCTTCAAACATTTCACTGATATATCAGGCAATGCTGGAGGGCATGATTAATTGAGCGCCCGCTGACTTTCAAGTTATTTGCTTTATGAACACAATATGTTGAATTGAAACGT from the Salmo salar chromosome ssa17, Ssal_v3.1, whole genome shotgun sequence genome contains:
- the LOC106576425 gene encoding protein FAM180A; the protein is MCAGPRVSMMHRWRLLITVFYCQLYLAAAQHWRKALYPSAFRVKRGTHSLVNPTFQNSVEDVNLLFEILLAGLQIEGEDKPFMIPDKELASLRRVQKLEVICEDILPKRLSKIRRLTSHLSQHRGALSREDFERTVLTMVYTAQTLAHTTSQHQKELWGDALLQLFRAIQGDLTPPRTPQH